In Syngnathus acus chromosome 21, fSynAcu1.2, whole genome shotgun sequence, one genomic interval encodes:
- the trim13 gene encoding LOW QUALITY PROTEIN: tripartite motif-containing 13 (The sequence of the model RefSeq protein was modified relative to this genomic sequence to represent the inferred CDS: inserted 4 bases in 3 codons; deleted 1 base in 1 codon), giving the protein MEQLEEELTCPICCGLFEDSRVLYCSDSFFRKCLSDLLESPRGSSFSRSPFRCPTXRKESSDNGANSLHVNYSLRGIVEKYALLKVAPKTGLCAHHTVQPLNMFCATDQKSATDLRRLFCGCCATADENRGHRYCSLEEAYEIERRAFDELLRGAEGWPSVDALTSMETLQAAKKDAERATXYKLAAALENKNEILCDLETHRLAVMQAYDPEMTRLPDRPDRQRXLTAAEAFRGVTEPLGFLEHLHDFRQMLADLNEEEKKKDEKTTCRKPTEVAPLVVKNWGGSVTSIK; this is encoded by the exons ATGGAGCAGCTGGAAGAAGAGCTGACGTGCCCGATCTGCTGCGGGCTCTTCGAGGACTCCCGCGTCCTCTACTGTTCGGACAGCTTCTTTCGGAAGTGCCTGAGCGATCTCCTTGAATCTCCCCGGGGCTCTTCTTTCTCCAGATCGCCGTTTAGGTGCCCAA GCCGCAAGGAGAGCTCGGACAACGGCGCCAACAGCCTGCATGTCAATTACTCCCTCCGAGGCATCGTAGAGAAGTACGCCCTCCTCAAAGTGGCGCCCAAAACGGGCTTGTGCGCTCACCACACCGTGCAGCCACTCAACATGTTCTGCGCCACCGACCAGAAG AGCGCCACGGACCTGAGGCGGCTCTTTTGCGGCTGTTGCGCGACCGCCGACGAGAACCGGGGCCACCGTTATTGCTCCCTCGAGGAAGCGTACGAGATAGAGAGGCGCGCCTTTGATGAACTGCTGCGTGGCGCGGAGGGCTGGCCGAGCGTGGATGCCCTCACCTCCATGGAGACTCTGCAAGCCGCCAAGAAGGACGCGGAGCGGGCGA TGTACAAGTTGGCAGCCGCGCTGGAGAACAAGAACGAGATCCTGTGCGACTTGGAGACGCACAGGCTGGCCGTCATGCAGGCGTACGACCCGGAGATGACGCGGCTGCCCGACAGACCGGACCGCCAGCG ACTGACCGCGGCCGAGGCGTTCCGCGGAGTCACGGAGCCGCTCGGCTTCCTAGAGCATCTGCACGACTTCCGACAAATGTTGGCTGACCTGaatgaggaggagaaaaagaaggaTGAGAAAACTACCTGTCGGAAACCCACGGAAGTCGCCCCTCTCGTCGTCAAAAATTGGGGAGGCTCGGTGACGTCGATAAAATGA